One stretch of Brevibacillus laterosporus DNA includes these proteins:
- a CDS encoding PTS sugar transporter subunit IIB, with translation MNIVLCCSAGMSTSLLVTRMEQAAKDLGIEATIWAISADDMRDNWDKAEVVLLGPQIRYKLAELKKEGDARNIPVDVINPVDYGMVNGQKVLESALNMKK, from the coding sequence ATGAATATCGTACTATGTTGTTCAGCAGGAATGTCAACTAGCCTACTTGTAACTCGAATGGAGCAGGCAGCAAAGGATTTGGGAATAGAGGCAACCATTTGGGCTATATCTGCAGATGACATGCGTGATAACTGGGATAAAGCAGAAGTCGTGCTACTTGGTCCACAAATCCGCTATAAATTAGCAGAATTAAAAAAAGAAGGCGATGCGAGAAATATCCCAGTTGATGTGATTAACCCTGTAGACTACGGTATGGTAAATGGTCAAAAGGTTCTCGAATCAGCACTAAACATGAAGAAATAG
- a CDS encoding sigma-54-dependent transcriptional regulator translates to MKRIELIMQQIVSISREGRASSAQELAEILSLSRANVSSDLNQLWKEGRIEKGTTRPVRFSLPGTQPEALLNKEKVRGYLSERGQAEAKVAWDRNIPQSVNQLQASVMDQLAKDCQSLTALIEQAKAALLYPPHGMHTLLFGETGVGKTMFAGLMHEYAVEKGILTASAPFITFNCADYAHNAQLLVSQLFGVKKGAYTGADSDRPGLMETANRGILFLDEVHRLPSEGQEMLFTFIDKGFYRRVGETDGVRQANVRLIAATTENPTSALLATFTRRIPMMISLPSLKERGLEERLQLSKQFFQEESYRLGKDIHVSGNSIRALLLYHCPNNIGQLKTDIRLSCAKAYADFISLRKTEMQITTADLPPHVKEGVLHVEQNRQNMEKLIGERKYFLFHPDQEPYLLEDSSVIDSNIYERMEQKIVKLRATGASDTELYTVLNSEIEKYFTNYLTNVRKSFNQEDVLKIVHPEIVHLVEDIVGYAETILSRKLTRNVLLGMSLHIQTLIDRIGRGKTISNPQLNQISKLHKAEFMVALECVSKIEEAFDLEIPLDEAGFLCMFFVLDEAQPEEIKNYVGILVMMHGNSSATSMVEVTNRLLGTNHAVSLDMPLEKPPHELLEQAREIARTIGNEEGLLFLVDMGSLLTFGEIIQKELGIPVKVIPLVSTTHVLEATRKAISGSSLDEIYQSVLAVSSHEIQEQSVKRERKKLPKQVIVTACLTGEGSALVIKNLLKNYLRFHNESLQIIPITCVDQHKAKQELEALKEKRQVLCTVSNFRLDIEVPQYNIEQVLSLQAIPEIQQIIDQEEIYQKMGETLESHLKYLSGEQVLSDVRASIKRMEKELQQDLYQDELMGITLHMCCMIDRLKGREEVAVFKEREAYKQNYKEMFTAIQRHIQPIEMTYGIMVEENEICYLVKFFLMSEANQSQI, encoded by the coding sequence ATGAAACGCATAGAGCTGATTATGCAACAGATCGTATCCATATCACGAGAAGGTAGGGCAAGTAGCGCTCAAGAGTTGGCTGAAATTTTATCGTTAAGTCGAGCTAATGTAAGCTCTGATTTAAACCAGCTATGGAAAGAAGGCCGAATTGAGAAAGGTACAACCCGCCCCGTGCGATTCTCTTTACCTGGTACTCAGCCTGAAGCTTTATTGAATAAGGAGAAAGTGCGAGGGTATCTGTCTGAGAGGGGGCAAGCTGAAGCAAAAGTGGCTTGGGATCGTAATATACCTCAGAGCGTCAATCAGCTACAAGCTAGTGTGATGGACCAGTTGGCTAAAGATTGTCAGAGTTTAACGGCACTCATTGAACAAGCTAAAGCAGCCTTGCTCTATCCACCTCATGGCATGCATACACTCCTATTTGGTGAGACAGGTGTAGGAAAAACCATGTTTGCTGGACTCATGCACGAATATGCTGTGGAAAAAGGAATTTTAACGGCCTCTGCTCCGTTTATCACATTCAACTGTGCAGACTATGCTCACAATGCTCAGTTATTGGTGAGTCAATTATTTGGCGTAAAAAAAGGTGCATACACTGGTGCAGATAGTGACCGTCCAGGGTTAATGGAAACGGCTAATAGGGGTATTTTGTTTTTAGATGAGGTTCATCGCTTGCCATCAGAAGGACAAGAGATGCTATTTACTTTCATCGATAAGGGCTTTTACAGGCGTGTAGGCGAAACGGATGGAGTGCGTCAGGCCAATGTAAGATTAATTGCGGCAACAACTGAAAATCCTACCTCTGCACTACTCGCTACTTTTACCAGACGTATTCCTATGATGATTTCTCTGCCTTCCTTAAAAGAACGAGGACTGGAAGAGCGTTTGCAGTTAAGTAAGCAATTTTTTCAAGAAGAGTCTTATCGATTAGGAAAAGATATCCATGTTTCAGGGAATTCTATCCGTGCTCTTCTACTGTATCACTGTCCGAATAACATCGGTCAATTGAAGACGGATATTCGGCTTTCCTGCGCAAAAGCATATGCCGATTTTATCTCTTTACGAAAGACAGAAATGCAGATTACTACAGCAGATCTTCCTCCTCATGTAAAAGAAGGCGTGTTACACGTGGAACAAAACAGACAAAATATGGAGAAGCTTATCGGAGAAAGAAAATATTTTCTATTTCATCCAGACCAAGAGCCATATTTATTAGAAGATTCGTCTGTTATTGATAGTAATATTTATGAGCGGATGGAACAAAAGATCGTTAAACTACGGGCTACAGGTGCATCTGATACAGAATTATATACAGTCTTAAATAGTGAAATCGAGAAATATTTTACTAATTATCTGACTAATGTACGAAAAAGCTTTAATCAGGAGGATGTACTGAAAATCGTTCACCCTGAGATTGTCCATTTAGTCGAAGACATTGTAGGATATGCCGAGACTATTTTGAGTAGAAAATTAACACGCAATGTCCTACTGGGAATGTCCTTGCACATTCAGACATTGATTGATCGTATTGGAAGGGGTAAAACGATTTCTAATCCGCAGTTAAATCAGATTAGCAAACTGCATAAAGCTGAATTCATGGTGGCTCTTGAATGTGTGAGCAAAATAGAAGAGGCGTTTGATCTTGAAATACCGTTAGATGAAGCAGGTTTTCTCTGCATGTTCTTTGTACTTGATGAAGCACAGCCTGAAGAGATCAAAAATTATGTAGGTATTCTCGTCATGATGCATGGAAATTCTAGTGCTACTTCTATGGTAGAGGTAACAAACCGCCTCTTGGGCACCAATCATGCTGTCTCATTGGACATGCCTTTAGAAAAACCACCACATGAATTATTAGAGCAGGCTAGGGAAATTGCCAGAACGATCGGAAATGAAGAAGGATTACTATTTTTAGTAGATATGGGCTCCTTACTTACCTTTGGTGAAATCATTCAAAAAGAATTAGGGATACCAGTAAAAGTTATTCCATTGGTGAGCACCACCCATGTTCTAGAAGCTACGCGCAAAGCAATATCAGGCTCTTCTTTAGATGAGATTTATCAAAGTGTGCTAGCTGTATCCAGCCACGAAATTCAAGAGCAGTCAGTTAAACGGGAACGAAAAAAACTCCCTAAACAAGTAATTGTAACGGCGTGTCTGACAGGAGAAGGAAGCGCACTTGTAATTAAAAATCTGTTGAAAAATTATCTCCGTTTTCATAACGAATCACTACAAATTATTCCGATTACCTGTGTAGATCAACATAAGGCCAAACAGGAGTTAGAAGCACTAAAAGAGAAGCGACAAGTTTTGTGTACAGTTAGTAATTTCCGGCTGGATATAGAGGTTCCTCAATATAATATTGAGCAAGTTTTAAGCTTACAGGCCATTCCAGAGATTCAGCAGATTATCGATCAAGAAGAAATTTACCAAAAAATGGGAGAAACACTTGAATCCCATTTAAAATATCTCTCAGGCGAACAAGTTTTGTCAGATGTACGTGCTTCTATAAAGCGAATGGAGAAGGAGCTTCAACAGGACTTATATCAGGATGAATTAATGGGAATTACATTGCATATGTGCTGTATGATAGATAGGTTAAAAGGTAGAGAAGAAGTAGCGGTATTTAAAGAAAGGGAAGCGTACAAGCAAAATTATAAAGAGATGTTTACTGCGATACAACGGCATATACAGCCGATTGAAATGACATATGGCATCATGGTGGAAGAAAATGAAATCTGTTATCTTGTAAAATTTTTTCTCATGAGTGAAGCAAATCAGTCTCAAATATAA
- the lplT gene encoding lysophospholipid transporter LplT, with amino-acid sequence MNHQALKFLYITQFLSAFADNMALFVIANLLRQNGFSPVALALVSMAFFLPFILMAPVVGPIADKYSKTTILLAGNLLKLLGIVLLMVVDHQSIVALMVSYFTVGIGAVVYSPAKYGILVELTGNEMELFEANSRIEAYTILAILLGIGGGGAIAAITSAGVSSSICLLLFAASIAMTFFIPMQRGNPHIKIGEEIRLFFDNFRLLYRHPATHYALVGTGAFWMSSAVLRIAVLAWIPLTLGFAEDDFRVSLILATTSIGIIGGAFFAPKVIPLSRFTKAILYGFLMTGCIMVFPWIQSTFIAILMLLAVGFMGGVFIVPMNTVIQEQGLQIIGSGKTIAVQNFVENGLMLGGTAIYYAVAYMGGSVSFAILFQGILLAVFLGYLVIKIPEVDRARTKRI; translated from the coding sequence GTGAATCATCAGGCCTTGAAATTTCTATATATTACTCAATTTTTATCCGCATTTGCTGATAACATGGCACTATTTGTGATTGCTAATTTGCTAAGACAAAATGGATTTTCTCCTGTTGCTCTTGCCCTGGTTTCCATGGCATTTTTCTTGCCATTTATTTTGATGGCACCTGTGGTGGGACCCATAGCTGATAAGTATTCGAAAACAACCATTTTACTCGCGGGTAATCTGTTGAAACTACTTGGCATCGTGTTATTAATGGTGGTAGATCACCAGAGTATTGTGGCGTTGATGGTCAGTTACTTTACCGTAGGCATAGGAGCTGTCGTTTATTCACCCGCCAAGTATGGCATATTAGTGGAGCTTACTGGGAATGAAATGGAGTTATTTGAAGCTAATTCACGGATTGAAGCCTATACGATACTTGCGATTCTGCTGGGTATTGGTGGAGGAGGCGCAATTGCAGCAATTACTAGCGCGGGCGTTTCTTCTAGCATCTGTTTGCTTCTCTTTGCAGCTTCAATCGCTATGACCTTTTTCATTCCCATGCAGCGAGGCAACCCCCACATTAAAATCGGCGAAGAAATTCGATTGTTTTTTGATAATTTTCGTTTGCTTTATCGCCATCCGGCTACGCATTACGCACTGGTAGGAACAGGGGCATTCTGGATGAGCTCAGCGGTGCTACGTATTGCTGTCCTTGCCTGGATTCCCCTTACATTAGGCTTTGCAGAGGATGACTTTCGGGTATCGCTCATCCTAGCTACGACTTCAATTGGTATTATTGGTGGAGCTTTCTTTGCCCCTAAGGTTATTCCATTATCCAGATTTACCAAAGCGATTCTCTATGGGTTTCTTATGACGGGCTGTATCATGGTGTTTCCTTGGATTCAATCGACATTCATTGCTATCTTGATGTTGCTTGCTGTTGGTTTTATGGGTGGTGTATTTATCGTTCCTATGAACACCGTGATTCAGGAACAAGGACTTCAAATAATTGGATCAGGTAAGACCATTGCTGTCCAAAATTTTGTGGAGAATGGTTTGATGTTAGGAGGAACTGCTATTTACTATGCGGTGGCCTATATGGGAGGATCTGTTTCCTTTGCTATTTTATTTCAAGGAATTCTACTCGCAGTTTTTCTCGGTTATTTGGTAATAAAAATTCCAGAAGTAGATCGGGCTCGGACGAAACGGATATAA
- a CDS encoding 2-acyl-glycerophospho-ethanolamine acyltransferase: protein MGIVDDLLKTVVNASYRVEIEGLSKLDFSKPVILAPNHVSIVDAVLLACNLPKEVCYVVNTDIAKKYASFLSQRKFITVDPFNSYSIRKIVREVKTGVPLVLFPEGRITTTGGLMKIYSGLGYIALRTGATIYPITLVGPERTPFSYITNKWKTHLFPKVRIRIGEAYTIPVKEGVSKRIQKEKASNLVLRTMQRELFYTKEKQHVQLFNEMLDACRLNGPNRMIGEELTQSITYKKLAISSYALGDKLKGLVRNEQRIGTLLPTSLGHTVALFSLFYLDKTAALLNFSMGVQMVLEACETASITIIVTSREFIQKANLQPMADALAEHVQLIYLEDVKASISTNDKVKALFAYIGNQRAFKVASQQESELILFTSGSESKPKGVVLTHSNIYNNIQQVLTMMDMTSKDKFLNTLPMFHSFGLTVGTILPIVTGIPVFFYPSPLHYKVIPEIAYDRNCTVLFGTSTFLAGYARTAKPYDFYSMRHVVAGAEKLKDEVRQLWMDKFGIRVMEGYGTTEASPILSLNTQLLHKKGTVGQFLPGIRYELEPIEGISEGGNLWVDGANVMKGYLFHGKGFEPREGYYDCGDIVTVDDEGFISIVARKKRFAKIAGEMVSLHLVEQLVTEMVEDTRLAAVTAGDPRKGERIYLFTSIPITLREVKEYVIAKGFSALLVPSKIVEIAELPLLGSGKVDYVTLKQWAEQENPSNR, encoded by the coding sequence GTGGGTATTGTAGATGATTTGTTAAAAACGGTGGTAAATGCGAGTTATCGAGTCGAGATTGAGGGACTCTCGAAACTTGATTTTTCCAAACCGGTTATTTTAGCGCCAAATCATGTCTCGATAGTAGATGCGGTATTGCTGGCTTGCAATCTTCCGAAAGAGGTATGCTATGTAGTCAATACAGATATTGCAAAGAAGTATGCAAGCTTCTTGTCGCAACGAAAGTTTATAACCGTGGATCCCTTTAACTCCTATTCAATTCGCAAAATTGTACGTGAAGTAAAGACTGGCGTACCTCTAGTGTTGTTTCCTGAGGGTAGGATTACAACGACTGGAGGATTAATGAAAATATACAGTGGGCTAGGTTACATCGCGCTCCGTACAGGTGCCACTATCTACCCCATTACACTGGTGGGACCCGAACGAACACCGTTTTCTTACATTACGAATAAGTGGAAAACGCACCTGTTTCCCAAAGTGCGTATCCGTATTGGAGAGGCCTATACGATCCCAGTAAAAGAGGGGGTATCTAAGCGCATCCAAAAAGAAAAAGCAAGTAATCTAGTGCTAAGAACGATGCAAAGGGAATTATTTTACACCAAAGAAAAGCAGCATGTGCAATTATTTAACGAGATGCTGGATGCATGTCGTCTTAATGGTCCAAACCGAATGATTGGTGAAGAATTAACACAGTCCATTACTTACAAGAAGTTGGCTATAAGTTCATACGCCTTAGGTGATAAATTAAAAGGTCTGGTTCGTAATGAGCAACGCATTGGGACGTTATTACCAACATCACTTGGTCATACAGTAGCTTTATTTTCTTTGTTTTATTTGGATAAGACAGCAGCCCTGCTCAACTTTAGTATGGGAGTTCAAATGGTGTTGGAGGCATGTGAAACAGCTAGCATTACCATCATAGTAACCTCCCGAGAATTTATTCAGAAGGCTAACTTGCAGCCCATGGCTGACGCGCTCGCAGAACATGTCCAGCTCATTTACTTAGAAGATGTAAAAGCATCCATTAGCACAAATGACAAAGTAAAAGCCTTGTTTGCTTATATAGGCAATCAGCGTGCTTTCAAAGTGGCATCTCAACAGGAAAGTGAACTTATTTTATTTACATCTGGAAGCGAGAGTAAACCTAAAGGGGTGGTGCTGACACATAGCAACATCTATAACAATATTCAACAAGTCTTGACCATGATGGATATGACATCCAAAGACAAGTTTTTAAATACCTTGCCGATGTTTCATAGTTTTGGACTAACGGTAGGTACTATTTTGCCAATAGTGACGGGAATACCTGTATTCTTTTACCCTTCACCACTTCATTACAAGGTGATTCCTGAGATTGCGTATGATCGCAATTGCACGGTGTTATTTGGAACCTCCACATTTTTGGCAGGATATGCCCGTACTGCCAAACCATACGATTTTTACTCGATGCGTCATGTAGTGGCAGGTGCCGAAAAATTAAAGGATGAGGTACGCCAACTATGGATGGACAAATTTGGCATAAGGGTGATGGAAGGGTATGGTACGACTGAGGCTTCCCCTATTCTTTCGTTAAACACACAGTTGCTACATAAAAAAGGGACAGTAGGTCAATTCCTTCCAGGAATTCGCTATGAATTAGAGCCGATTGAAGGCATTTCTGAAGGCGGTAACCTTTGGGTAGATGGAGCGAATGTAATGAAAGGCTATTTGTTTCATGGTAAGGGATTTGAACCTAGAGAAGGCTACTATGATTGTGGAGATATCGTAACGGTGGATGATGAGGGTTTTATTTCCATTGTAGCACGTAAAAAACGTTTCGCAAAAATTGCTGGTGAAATGGTTTCTCTACATTTAGTGGAGCAATTGGTTACCGAAATGGTGGAAGATACTAGACTGGCTGCTGTAACGGCAGGTGATCCACGTAAAGGAGAACGGATCTATCTATTTACTTCTATTCCCATCACATTGCGTGAGGTTAAGGAATATGTGATAGCAAAAGGCTTCTCTGCATTATTGGTTCCTTCCAAAATTGTAGAAATTGCGGAACTTCCTTTGTTAGGAAGTGGCAAGGTGGACTATGTAACGTTAAAACAATGGGCAGAACAAGAAAATCCATCCAACCGATAG
- a CDS encoding S-layer homology domain-containing protein produces the protein MKKISALLLSFLLLFSMMPLLAQAKSTNFWDVPRDHWAYEAITDMANKGVIDGYSDGSFRPNSKVTRAEFAKIMIAASGVQLGDKWSISQTFKDVPRSHWAFTYVENAKPYLTGYKSGSTYNYKPDQNAVREDIAVALVRLLGYDQSKSAKESLLNQFKDKERISYNLRSFIAIALDNDLIKGFNDGTFRPQDAITRAEAASLLYRAKLDEQKVVFPTDPTTPVPQPKPDQKTTEVKDDFSDNQLKKWNNAQGTGSWVVYDKRVTAYSNDKDLKHYLLPLQEKVNKNDKEWEVTVDIIPVKTDVEAGLFFNGGNGEANIVYLTKDSLQVRHLTDPEEKETKAIASIATKLKANNKLKIKAKDNTLSIYVNGTNVYNLQNVKWDNSEIGLYMNKDASIQIPSKTTWFDNFTFTATKK, from the coding sequence ATGAAAAAAATTTCTGCTTTACTGTTGTCGTTCCTATTACTGTTTTCCATGATGCCCCTGCTAGCACAAGCAAAAAGTACAAATTTCTGGGACGTTCCACGAGATCATTGGGCGTATGAAGCAATCACGGATATGGCCAACAAGGGGGTTATTGACGGCTATAGCGATGGATCGTTTCGTCCTAACTCAAAAGTTACCCGTGCCGAGTTTGCTAAAATTATGATTGCCGCTTCTGGGGTCCAATTGGGGGATAAATGGAGTATTTCTCAGACCTTTAAAGATGTGCCACGAAGTCATTGGGCATTTACGTATGTCGAGAATGCAAAGCCTTACCTAACAGGCTACAAATCAGGCTCTACGTACAACTACAAGCCGGACCAAAATGCTGTACGTGAAGATATTGCCGTGGCTTTGGTTCGCTTACTAGGTTATGACCAATCTAAATCTGCAAAAGAGTCTTTGTTGAATCAATTTAAAGATAAAGAAAGAATTTCCTACAATCTTCGTTCCTTTATCGCGATCGCCTTAGATAATGATCTAATTAAAGGCTTCAACGACGGTACTTTCCGTCCACAAGATGCCATCACTCGCGCTGAAGCCGCATCTCTATTGTACCGTGCTAAATTGGATGAACAAAAAGTGGTATTCCCAACTGATCCAACAACTCCTGTGCCACAGCCTAAGCCGGATCAAAAAACAACAGAAGTGAAAGATGATTTTTCTGATAACCAATTAAAAAAGTGGAACAATGCGCAAGGAACTGGATCATGGGTGGTTTACGATAAACGTGTAACCGCTTATAGCAATGACAAAGATCTAAAACACTATCTACTACCTTTACAAGAAAAAGTAAACAAAAATGATAAGGAATGGGAAGTAACAGTAGATATTATTCCAGTAAAAACAGATGTTGAAGCGGGTTTATTCTTTAATGGAGGTAATGGAGAGGCTAATATCGTTTATTTGACGAAGGACTCCTTGCAAGTTCGCCATCTTACTGATCCAGAGGAGAAAGAAACCAAAGCAATTGCCAGCATTGCCACCAAACTAAAAGCAAACAACAAACTAAAAATAAAAGCAAAAGATAATACCTTGTCTATTTATGTAAACGGGACAAATGTCTATAATCTACAAAATGTGAAATGGGACAATTCTGAAATAGGATTGTACATGAACAAAGATGCGTCTATACAGATTCCATCCAAGACTACTTGGTTTGACAATTTCACATTTACAGCTACTAAAAAATAA
- a CDS encoding N-acetyltransferase encodes MSEKVTVVLVPMEERDKGEYDRLLLEADESEEMIARYKHRGDMYAAFMEERLLGIAILLPCTEEMVEIKNIAVCGDEQGKGYGKQFISCLEEKAKEANYKVMVVGTANSSLDNLAFYQKVGFRISGVKADFFLQYPYPIWENGIRALDMVILKKNL; translated from the coding sequence TTGTCAGAGAAGGTAACTGTAGTCCTTGTACCCATGGAAGAACGAGATAAGGGTGAATATGATCGATTGTTGTTAGAGGCTGATGAATCTGAAGAAATGATTGCGCGTTATAAGCACCGCGGTGATATGTATGCTGCATTTATGGAGGAACGCTTGCTTGGCATAGCAATTTTGCTACCGTGTACCGAGGAAATGGTAGAAATTAAAAACATTGCGGTATGTGGGGACGAACAAGGAAAAGGCTATGGCAAACAATTCATTTCTTGCTTAGAAGAGAAGGCGAAGGAAGCCAACTACAAGGTAATGGTTGTGGGAACAGCTAATTCTAGCTTGGATAACTTAGCGTTTTATCAAAAAGTGGGATTTCGAATTTCTGGAGTGAAAGCTGATTTCTTTTTGCAGTATCCTTATCCAATTTGGGAAAATGGGATTCGTGCTTTAGATATGGTGATATTGAAAAAAAATCTGTAA
- a CDS encoding lipoate--protein ligase family protein — protein MGRGFIVYSDLLHSPFTWIDSGTYRQSPVEPIALDEALATAMKEPNAKPIIHLWIYDKAFWLGRRDAKLPHLEQTLKAYSHKGYSALLRSSGGACVPLDSGVLNMAILFPQCNLTIDDFYKLAAEILSVGLADYGKIELGEVVDSYCVGDYDFALVGKKIGGMAQRRTRYGSILQLCINIEGSGLERGALMEDFYAQAGLYEMEIAQRPIPAVRKETIGSISEHMGRAITVEEVKEQLYAAITKKWTAPKGTLPLTEADKQVAIQHLTGRLGLFSHTAAEIKQSDWQLLK, from the coding sequence TTGGGAAGGGGTTTTATTGTGTATTCTGATCTACTGCACTCTCCATTTACCTGGATTGATTCTGGCACCTATCGCCAATCACCAGTAGAACCGATTGCGTTGGATGAAGCATTGGCTACTGCTATGAAAGAGCCTAATGCTAAACCGATTATCCATCTATGGATTTATGATAAAGCTTTTTGGTTGGGACGGCGTGACGCCAAGCTCCCACACTTAGAACAAACATTGAAAGCATACAGCCATAAAGGATACTCGGCACTTCTCCGTTCATCTGGTGGTGCATGTGTCCCACTCGATAGTGGCGTATTAAACATGGCTATTTTGTTCCCCCAATGCAATTTGACAATTGATGATTTTTATAAGCTAGCTGCGGAAATCCTATCGGTAGGACTTGCGGATTACGGAAAAATTGAGCTGGGAGAAGTCGTAGATTCCTATTGTGTAGGTGATTATGATTTTGCACTTGTTGGTAAAAAGATTGGTGGGATGGCCCAACGCCGTACCCGCTATGGTTCCATCTTGCAACTCTGTATCAACATTGAAGGAAGTGGATTAGAGCGCGGGGCCCTCATGGAAGACTTCTATGCTCAAGCAGGTTTATATGAAATGGAAATAGCTCAACGCCCCATTCCTGCCGTCCGAAAAGAGACAATTGGCAGTATCTCTGAACATATGGGACGTGCCATCACCGTTGAGGAAGTAAAGGAACAACTTTATGCCGCTATAACTAAAAAATGGACAGCTCCTAAAGGAACCTTGCCTTTGACAGAAGCAGATAAGCAAGTAGCTATCCAGCATTTAACTGGGCGTCTTGGTCTCTTCTCCCATACAGCAGCAGAGATTAAACAATCTGATTGGCAGTTACTAAAATAA
- a CDS encoding CBS domain-containing protein, producing MINPQAKHIFNYPIMDLILPASKVAHVQLGNSLEHALLVLVKSRYSAIPVLDSSYKVMGQISKTMILESILGLERVEYETLHEHHVEEVMDRNIPRLHPTDSFQRALELSINHPFVCVEDEEGVFEGILTRKAVLALVYHHFRTEQ from the coding sequence TTGATTAATCCTCAAGCTAAACATATTTTCAATTACCCGATTATGGATTTAATATTGCCCGCCTCAAAAGTAGCTCATGTTCAACTGGGCAATTCATTGGAACACGCTTTGCTGGTACTGGTGAAAAGTAGATATTCCGCCATTCCTGTATTGGATTCTTCCTATAAAGTGATGGGACAAATTAGTAAAACAATGATATTGGAATCAATTTTGGGTCTAGAGCGAGTGGAGTATGAAACGTTGCATGAACATCATGTAGAAGAAGTTATGGATCGCAATATCCCGCGTCTGCACCCTACGGACTCTTTTCAGCGCGCTCTGGAGTTGTCCATTAATCATCCATTTGTATGCGTTGAAGATGAGGAGGGCGTCTTTGAGGGAATTTTGACTCGTAAAGCGGTTCTTGCCCTCGTGTATCACCATTTCCGTACCGAACAATAA
- a CDS encoding YheC/YheD family protein, giving the protein MEKIGIMLDWKVIYMNKQRQHTYERLGFYVEIGDRLGLKPVFFHPGQIDFATNKIKGYVWRNEKLVSSTFFIPKVIHNRVLSGNNDTNVRIKKLEKISRVYNGIVTRNKWKVHKSLWRQDDLRYYLPETKLFHKKAFFDMLNQYDILYVKPAIGSVGVGVARIEREAEGYAFYSSRTRKIFQRPKALLQFVEKWIGKKPFIIQQGISLCKYEDRTFDVRVSIQKNQQHEWEISGMVAKIANPENKLSNLAQGGSAEQLETVLSSLFSIQSIPIIIRRLQTACFAIVEQLERHEPSLVDLGLDMGIDRSGLPYFIEANVRDQRYSFFKADEKAMFYRSYEAPLEYGATLYKKKK; this is encoded by the coding sequence GTGGAAAAAATCGGAATCATGCTCGACTGGAAAGTCATTTATATGAATAAACAGCGGCAACACACCTATGAGCGACTCGGCTTTTATGTCGAAATTGGCGATAGGCTTGGTTTAAAGCCTGTATTCTTTCATCCAGGCCAAATTGATTTTGCCACGAATAAAATAAAAGGCTACGTGTGGAGAAATGAGAAGCTGGTATCATCCACTTTTTTTATCCCAAAAGTCATTCACAATCGAGTGCTTTCTGGTAATAATGATACAAATGTTCGTATAAAGAAATTAGAAAAAATAAGCCGGGTGTATAACGGAATTGTAACGCGCAATAAATGGAAAGTGCACAAGAGCCTCTGGAGACAAGATGACTTGCGTTATTATCTGCCGGAAACTAAGCTATTTCATAAAAAAGCCTTTTTTGACATGCTGAATCAGTACGATATTTTATACGTAAAACCAGCAATTGGATCCGTAGGTGTTGGTGTAGCTCGCATTGAACGTGAGGCGGAGGGATATGCTTTTTACTCGTCGCGTACACGAAAAATCTTTCAACGCCCAAAAGCTCTCCTACAGTTTGTGGAAAAATGGATCGGAAAAAAGCCATTTATTATTCAACAGGGTATTTCACTTTGTAAGTACGAGGATCGGACTTTTGATGTGCGTGTCTCCATTCAAAAAAATCAACAACATGAATGGGAGATATCGGGAATGGTTGCTAAGATAGCTAATCCTGAAAATAAATTAAGCAATTTAGCACAAGGAGGCAGTGCAGAACAGCTGGAAACTGTTCTAAGCTCTCTTTTTTCTATTCAGAGCATCCCCATTATTATAAGGCGTTTGCAGACTGCCTGTTTTGCTATTGTAGAACAGTTAGAACGTCATGAACCATCACTTGTTGATCTGGGGTTAGATATGGGCATTGATCGGTCAGGATTACCTTATTTCATCGAGGCGAATGTGAGAGATCAACGGTATTCGTTTTTTAAAGCAGATGAGAAAGCTATGTTTTATCGCTCCTATGAAGCTCCCCTAGAATATGGAGCTACTCTATACAAGAAAAAGAAATAA